From Amphiprion ocellaris isolate individual 3 ecotype Okinawa chromosome 10, ASM2253959v1, whole genome shotgun sequence, one genomic window encodes:
- the ccl20a.3 gene encoding C-C motif chemokine 20a.3, with the protein MVSVRVTVMAITLVTLCLVATNDAVRPRCCSKYMTVKLPFHIIKGYSVQTVTEMCPLDAIIFHTSKGKACTDPALNWVIEYVERLRAKAQHVHKTSQAHK; encoded by the exons ATGGTGTCAGTCAGAGTCACGGTGATGGCGATCACACTCGTCACTCTTTGTCTCGTGGCCACAAACGATGCAG TAAGACCCAGATGCTGTTCAAAATACATGACAGTGAAACTACCATTTCATATTATCAAGGGATACTCAGTCCAGACTGTTACAGagatgtgtcctttggatgcaaTCAT TTTCCACACGAGCAAGGGTAAAGCGTGCACCGATCCTGCTTTGAATTGGGTGATAGAATATGTCGAACGTTTAAG GGCAAAGGCACAACATGTGCACAAGACCTCACAAGCACATAAATGA